The sequence TATCGCGCCCAAAAAGCCTGCACAGCGTGTTGTCGCCGGTGTAAGACGGGTAAATATTTCCCGTAATAAGTTTAATAAACGTAGATTTTCCGGAACCGTTAGGCCCTATAACAGCAACGTTTTCATCCGAGGCAATAGACAAGTTTACGTCGTTAAGAATAAATCTGTCTTGACGCAGAACCGACACATTGCGAAATTCTATAAATTGTTTATCAATTTTTTCCATAAGATTTCCTATAAACTATAGCAACAGATTTTATAATATATGACATGATTATTCAATAAAAAAGACCGGTTTAAACCGCAAACCGGACTTCTGTTTAAATATTAAAATTATCTTAAAAAATTAATTCAGATTCAAAATATATTTTGCAGCATCAAAATCACCGGCGGAATATCTGGTAGGTTTAACGTAATAATCTTTCGAATCTTTTTTACTTTCCTGTTCAAGCAAATATTTTGCCGCGTCAAAATCCGACTTTTTAATCTTATCGGCTATTACATATTTTACAGTGTCATCTTTTATAATAACGGCCTCTTTCATTTTTTCTTTACTGTGTTCAAACGTGCCCAAAAGAAGCTCTTTTGCAGCGTCGTAATTTTCATCATCGTACGAAAGCGATTTATAATCGTCAACTACTATTTCTACGGAATAATCATATTCAGGTTCAGGCTGGGTTGGTTGAAATTTTAATCTGTCGGCTTCGGTTAGATGTTCGTTACTTTCAGGTATTAAGCTGTCGTTAACTATCCATTCTATTTGAAATTTAGATATATCGTAATCGCTGTCATAGTCGGCAGCAACCCAAGACGGAAAAATACCTATAGAAAACAATATTGCTACAAGTATCTTCTTCATAATGACCTCTTCAACGATAATGCATAATTATTATAACACAAACTTGAAAATTTGCAATTGCTTTTTATTTTTAAGCAAAAAAAGACCCTCCGGAAGAGATTATCCGGAGAGTCTTTTTTAAAATTCAAAATATTAAAATAAATACCCTATGTATGCGCCCAATTTGCTGAATTTAACATCTTTATCAATATCCGCAGCTGTAAGATTGCGCGATAAATGAGAACTTGACACAGAATACAAAGCCTGAAGAACTACATTCCCTACCGATATTCCGCCGCCGAAAGCGTAATACAAACCGCCTCTGCTTTTTGCGTCGCCGATGTAGTCGTTATTTGCAAACATGAAGCTGTATCCTGCCTGACCTAAACCGTAAAGAGTAAACCAGCCCGCATCTATCGCTTTTAATTTTAAAGTTGCATAAACGGGCAGAAAGCTAAACGTTCCGGGAGTTTTTTCAAGATGTCTGTTAAACTCGTAACTTACGCCAACGCCCAATGCCGCCCAACCCAAAAAATATCCGTATCTTTCAATTGCAACGCTAAATCCGTAGTCTGTATTTTCTTTACCGAGATCTTTTGCGACTGCGCCGATAATTTCTTTGCCGGAGGAGTCAAACTGTCCTTTTAAATCAAAAGCTACACCTACAAAAGTCTCATATTTTGCTTTTTCTTTGACAGGCTTAACAGGTTCAGGTTCATTATCTGCAACCGGGGGCGCTTGCGGAATACTGACCGCCGCTTCGCCAAGTAAAAATGCCGCTGCGTCAAAACCGTCATCTTCCACAGAAGCAGCAGCTTCAGGTTCTTGCACAACTGCCGAAGCTTCGTCTTGCGGCGCTGCAGGTTCAGCGGAAACTTCAGGCTGCCAAGGCTGCGCATCAGGAACCTGCTCCGGTTCTTCCGGCGGTTTTGGAACTTCTACCGCTTTTACATTGTATATTACAGACCCTGAATTATAGTCTGAAACATAAGTCTGCGAGCCTTCCAAAGGCTGTGATGCGTCGCTGGTAAATTGTGTTTTTGCGCTGAAGTCTTCTTGGTCAACTTTTACAGGCGCGACAGCAGCAATTTCAGGTTCCGCGGGCGCTGCGGGAGCCTCAACCTGCACGGGCGCTGTCACAACAATTTTTTTCGTTTTAGTTATATCTATAATTTCTGAAATTTTAATTTTTCTGTTTTTCGCTCCTACTTTAACGGTTATACCGGAGTTTGACTCGGCGGTTATTTTTCCTTCCACCACTTCGCCGGAACTCAAATATATATATTCCGCATAAGAGAAACTTACGCAAAACAGCATAACATAAAATATTGACGCTATTTTCTTCACTGTAAAACCTCGTTCGGCCTAATTTTAATATTCGGCCTAATTTATAAGCTTTCCGGAAGAGTCATACTCTTTTCCGCCGATAAGCTCTCCGTTTTTCATAGTTCCGGAAAACTGAAGCTTGCCGCTTTTAAAATATTTTTTAACCTGACCTTCTCTCATTCCGTCAACTAGGGGGACTTGTTCGTAAAGCTCGCCTGTGTCATAGTATAGCTTGCTTATTCCGTTTCCGCCACCATCCATTACAACTTCCTGCTTTTTGTTGCCGTTGGGGTAGTAAATAACTTCCGCCATTTTTTCTAAAGCTCTGCCGTTCCACTGATTTACCGTTACGGAAAGTTTAGCGCCGTTATCGTAAAATTCGGCTTCGTTTAACATAAGATTTGTTTTATACAGGGCTTTGCTTTTAACGGTTCCGTCCTGAAAATATTCCATAATTATTCCGTCGGGAATTCTGCCCTTTACTCCGGAAGAACGCCCTTCTATATGATAATATTCTCTGGCTATTTCCTTGCCTTCATCGTTATAAAAAACCATCTCTTTTTTAGGATTTCCTTCATAATAATGCGTTGCAACAACTTTTCTGGTGTTTTCGCCGTAAGCCTGCGCAACAAGCGGCAATATGCAAAAAATACTTGCAAATACAACTAAAATAAATTTATTCATGTTTAAACTCCCTCAATTAAATAATAACATCAGTTAAAAATTAGACATCATATACTCTAAATATGTTACTCTTTTGGAAAGCGGTTTGCAAGATTTAGTTATAAAGATATATAATAGTATAATTTTCCCGAGGTCACTATGAACACGTTTATTACAATTAAAAACAGCTGGAACTCGCGCGGCGGGCAGCTTGAATTTTTAAAAATAGCCGCTCCTCTTATTATATCAACGGGAGCATGGGCTTTACAAAATTTCATCAACAGAGTTTTCTTGGCATGGTACAGCCAAGACGCTTACGCGGCGTCCCTTCCCGCCGGACTTTTAAATTTTACAATTTTAAGCATTTTTATAGGAACTATTTCTTATATTGACGTTTTCATTTCGCAATATAACGGAAATAAAGATTACCATAAAATAGGTTCCGCCGTGTGGCAAAGCTGTTATTTGGCGGTTATAGCCTCGGCAGTTGTATTTATATTTTCTTTGTTTTCAGACGCTATTTTTAATTTGTCAGGGCACAGCCAAGCTGTAATAGCCGAAGAAATTAAATATTTTAAAATATTGTGCATGGGCTCGCTGCCGCTGCTTGCAAGCAACGCTTTAACCGGTTTTTACGCCGGTCGCGAAAAAACCGGAGTTATTTTGTTTGTAAATATAATAGGCATAGCCGTTAACGCTATAGCCGATTACGTTTTAATTTTCGGCAAACTCGGCTTTGCGCCAATGGGCATAGAAGGCGCCGCAATCGCAAGTATTTTAGCTTCGGTTGTAATGCTTTCCACATTTTTCCTTTTAATTTTTTTAAATAAGAAAAACAGAATTTACCAAATCAAAAACTTCAAGCCGGATTTTACTTTTATAAAAAAACTTTTTAAATTCGGTTTTCCAAACGGCGTGGAATTTTTCTTTGATATGGGCGCTTTTACTTTTTTTGTAATACTTATGGGCTCCATTCAGAAAG is a genomic window of Endomicrobium proavitum containing:
- a CDS encoding toxin-antitoxin system YwqK family antitoxin, with translation MNKFILVVFASIFCILPLVAQAYGENTRKVVATHYYEGNPKKEMVFYNDEGKEIAREYYHIEGRSSGVKGRIPDGIIMEYFQDGTVKSKALYKTNLMLNEAEFYDNGAKLSVTVNQWNGRALEKMAEVIYYPNGNKKQEVVMDGGGNGISKLYYDTGELYEQVPLVDGMREGQVKKYFKSGKLQFSGTMKNGELIGGKEYDSSGKLIN
- a CDS encoding MATE family efflux transporter encodes the protein MNTFITIKNSWNSRGGQLEFLKIAAPLIISTGAWALQNFINRVFLAWYSQDAYAASLPAGLLNFTILSIFIGTISYIDVFISQYNGNKDYHKIGSAVWQSCYLAVIASAVVFIFSLFSDAIFNLSGHSQAVIAEEIKYFKILCMGSLPLLASNALTGFYAGREKTGVILFVNIIGIAVNAIADYVLIFGKLGFAPMGIEGAAIASILASVVMLSTFFLLIFLNKKNRIYQIKNFKPDFTFIKKLFKFGFPNGVEFFFDMGAFTFFVILMGSIQKDIQSATNIVMNINQLIFMPLVGCGITTSIMVGNYLGQNKPELASKSVRTALKIVYSYIALVVLAIVIVPGFFIFPFANGAEAEIVLKIKPLIIELLRFVAIYTVFDPLNVIFCAAIKGAGDTAFVMKTFIVLSVCVAIVPIYFVISILHLNFYIGWSIFVFYVIMLATTFFLRYKTGKWKKMRVIEMKIIES